In Pseudomonadota bacterium, the genomic window TTAAGTGGCTATCCTGCCCCCGAGCAGCCCCCCAAGCTCGAATACCGCTTGCACGAATTCTTCGTGCACGAGGTCTGCGGCGATCGCGATTGCAAAGTCATCGGCTGGTACAACGACGAGGGGATCATCTACGTCGATGAGCGCTTGCGCTACTCCACCTCATCCTTCGCCAAGAGCCTGATCGTGCATGAGCTCGTGCACTACCTGCAGCACCGCAGCGGGGAATTCGACACCTTCTCGTGCGAGCACAGCATCGCGCGGGAGCGCGAAGCCTACAGCGTGCAGAGCGACTATATGCTGCAGCTGGGCAATGCGGTGAACCCCATGCGCTTACACCCTACTGCTTGCCGCTACGCAAGCGAGCCGACGGTGAAGACGGACGAGGTGGCGAGCGTCGACTACGTCGACTGAGGTGATTCTCAGCAGGTGAAGGGCTCCGGCGCGACCACCTGGCAGGCGATGTCGACGCCGCGCGCCTGACCGATCACATCGACGATGGCCTCGGTCACCGTGGTGGGGTCAGCGAACTGCACGTAGTGATCGGACGTCTGCGAGACGATTAGCTTCGAGTGGGAGGTCTGCTGGGCGAGTTCGGTCTGCAGACGTTTCCACAAGGACGCCATCGTCGCGCTTCGGGGCGACGCCAGGTAAGGCGAGGGATCGTGGATCACCACAGCCATAGGAATGTCCGGTAGCGGCGCATCAGCCGCGAGTTGCTGCGCACTTCGACGCATGTTGGCAAGTTCACTGTGGATCGACACCACCGTGTCAGACGCGTAGGCGAACTTCTGCGCGAGGGGGCGCACCGCCGGCGGCATGTTGCTGGGCACGTTGTTGTAGTTGCGCAGCATGAAGCTGTTGCCGCGCGGGGCCACCGATGGCAGTCCAGCTGCATCGAAGGCTTCGAACTGTCGCTCGTGGGAGGAATCCACCAGCACGAGGCCCGCCACCCGCTCGGGATTGCGCTTGGCGAACAGCTGCACGTTGAGGCCGCCAAAGGAATGGCCGACCA contains:
- a CDS encoding alpha/beta hydrolase, translated to VGHSFGGLNVQLFAKRNPERVAGLVLVDSSHERQFEAFDAAGLPSVAPRGNSFMLRNYNNVPSNMPPAVRPLAQKFAYASDTVVSIHSELANMRRSAQQLAADAPLPDIPMAVVIHDPSPYLASPRSATMASLWKRLQTELAQQTSHSKLIVSQTSDHYVQFADPTTVTEAIVDVIGQARGVDIACQVVAPEPFTC